Proteins encoded in a region of the Pseudomonas denitrificans (nom. rej.) genome:
- a CDS encoding ABC transporter ATP-binding protein — translation MSAVIQESREQKTLVSLRNLNKFYGDFTAVDNISLDIQDGEFLTFLGSSGSGKSTTLSMLAGFETPSSGEILVEGQSLVNVPPHKRDIGMVFQRYSLFPHLSVRDNIGFPLDIRKQKGAERDRRVDAMLKLVQLDKFAHRRPAQLSGGQQQRVAIARALVYEPRILLMDEPLGALDKKLREDLQDELRHLHRRLGITIVYVTHDQEEAMRLSQRIAIFSHGKIVGLGSGYDLYQNPPNAFVASFLGNSNFLRARAHGNAAAEFEGRALAIRPTANLREGQDILLMVRPEKAQVLSPAQAAATPLAAGWNEIPAKVAETVFLGESLTCSVVTASGATLTLKELSGNTQPLAPGSEVRVRWAAADACVYDQWNESDLTKGVH, via the coding sequence ATGAGTGCCGTGATCCAAGAATCCCGCGAGCAGAAGACCCTGGTCAGCCTGCGCAACCTGAACAAGTTCTATGGCGACTTCACCGCCGTGGACAACATTTCCCTCGACATCCAGGACGGCGAATTCCTCACCTTCCTCGGCTCCAGCGGCTCGGGCAAGAGCACCACGCTGTCGATGCTGGCCGGCTTCGAGACGCCCAGCAGTGGCGAAATCCTGGTCGAAGGCCAGTCGCTGGTGAACGTGCCGCCGCACAAGCGTGACATCGGCATGGTGTTCCAGCGCTACTCGCTGTTCCCGCATCTCTCGGTGCGCGACAACATCGGCTTCCCGCTGGACATCCGCAAGCAGAAGGGCGCCGAGCGCGACCGTCGCGTCGACGCCATGCTCAAGCTGGTGCAGCTGGACAAGTTCGCCCACCGCCGCCCGGCGCAGCTTTCCGGCGGCCAGCAGCAGCGCGTCGCCATTGCCCGCGCGCTGGTCTACGAGCCGCGCATCCTGCTGATGGACGAACCCCTCGGCGCGCTGGACAAGAAACTGCGCGAAGACCTGCAGGACGAGCTGCGCCACCTGCACCGTCGCCTGGGCATCACCATCGTCTACGTCACCCACGATCAGGAAGAGGCGATGCGCCTTTCCCAGCGCATCGCCATCTTCAGCCACGGCAAGATCGTCGGCCTGGGCAGCGGCTACGACCTCTACCAGAACCCGCCGAATGCCTTCGTGGCCTCGTTCCTCGGCAACTCCAACTTCCTCCGCGCCCGTGCCCACGGCAACGCCGCGGCGGAGTTCGAAGGCCGCGCATTGGCCATCCGCCCGACCGCGAACCTGCGCGAAGGCCAGGACATCCTGCTGATGGTGCGCCCGGAAAAAGCCCAGGTGCTGAGCCCTGCTCAAGCCGCTGCCACACCGCTGGCGGCAGGCTGGAACGAAATCCCGGCGAAAGTGGCCGAGACGGTGTTCCTCGGCGAGAGCCTGACCTGCAGCGTGGTCACCGCCAGCGGTGCGACCCTGACGCTGAAGGAGCTTTCCGGCAACACCCAGCCGCTGGCCCCCGGCAGCGAAGTCCGCGTGCGCTGGGCCGCCGCCGATGCGTGCGTGTATGACCAGTGGAACGAGAGCGACCTGACCAAGGGCGTGCACTGA
- a CDS encoding NUDIX hydrolase, which yields MPAPRFCPACGSGGLSRQCPPGDTHERLICAGCGYIHYENPKVIAGCIIERDGKYLLCQRGIPPRPGTWTLPAGFMENGETTEQAALREVWEETGVRADIVSPYSIFSVPKISEVYIIFRASVIEETGEHGPETLQVKFFAPEDIPWECIYYPAIRQILERYIEERQAGVYGIYMGNDDTGKVHFIR from the coding sequence ATGCCCGCCCCGCGCTTCTGTCCCGCTTGCGGCAGTGGCGGCCTCAGCCGCCAGTGCCCGCCGGGGGATACCCATGAGCGCCTGATCTGCGCGGGCTGCGGTTACATCCACTACGAGAACCCCAAGGTCATTGCCGGCTGCATCATCGAGCGCGACGGCAAGTACCTGCTCTGCCAGCGCGGCATCCCGCCGCGCCCAGGCACCTGGACGCTGCCGGCCGGTTTCATGGAAAACGGCGAAACCACTGAACAGGCCGCCCTGCGCGAAGTCTGGGAAGAGACCGGCGTGCGCGCCGACATCGTCTCGCCCTACTCCATCTTCAGCGTGCCGAAGATCAGCGAGGTCTACATCATCTTCCGCGCCAGCGTGATCGAGGAAACCGGCGAGCACGGCCCCGAGACCCTGCAGGTGAAATTCTTCGCCCCGGAAGATATCCCCTGGGAATGCATCTACTACCCGGCGATCCGGCAGATCCTCGAACGCTACATCGAGGAGCGCCAGGCCGGCGTCTACGGCATCTACATGGGCAATGACGACACCGGCAAGGTGCACTTCATTCGTTGA
- a CDS encoding ABC transporter permease, with product MLLSPNAMSRRMRVGLYLTTGTIAAFLLLPIVFIVLLSFGSSQWLVFPPPGWTLKWYGQFFSNPEWMSAAFASLKVAILTTLCSVALGLPTAFALVRGKFPGRELLYGLFTLPMIVPLVIIAVAVYALFLKLGYTGTLFSFVVSHVIVALPFTIISIINSLKLFDQSIEDAAVICGASRLQAVMKVTFPAIRPGMVAGALFAFLVSWDEVVLSVMMASPTLQTLPVKMWTTLRQDLTPVIAVASTLLIGLSVLVMVIAAALRRRNEIRA from the coding sequence CTCTACCTCACGACCGGCACCATCGCGGCTTTCCTGCTGCTGCCCATCGTGTTCATCGTCCTGCTGTCGTTCGGCTCCTCGCAGTGGCTGGTGTTCCCGCCGCCGGGCTGGACGCTGAAGTGGTACGGCCAGTTCTTCTCCAACCCCGAGTGGATGAGCGCAGCGTTCGCCAGCCTGAAGGTGGCGATCCTCACCACCCTCTGCTCGGTCGCCCTGGGCCTGCCCACCGCCTTTGCCCTGGTGCGCGGCAAGTTCCCCGGCCGCGAGCTGCTCTACGGGCTGTTCACCCTGCCGATGATCGTGCCGCTGGTGATCATCGCGGTGGCGGTGTACGCGCTGTTCCTCAAGCTCGGCTACACCGGCACGCTGTTCTCCTTCGTGGTCAGCCACGTGATAGTCGCGCTGCCGTTCACCATCATCTCGATCATCAACTCGCTGAAGCTGTTCGACCAGTCCATCGAGGACGCCGCGGTGATCTGCGGGGCGTCGCGCCTGCAGGCGGTGATGAAGGTGACCTTCCCGGCGATCCGCCCCGGCATGGTCGCCGGCGCGCTGTTCGCCTTCCTGGTCTCCTGGGATGAGGTGGTGCTGAGCGTGATGATGGCCAGCCCGACCCTGCAGACCCTGCCCGTGAAAATGTGGACCACCCTGCGCCAGGACCTGACCCCGGTGATCGCCGTCGCTTCGACGCTGCTGATCGGCCTGTCGGTGCTGGTGATGGTGATCGCCGCCGCCCTGCGCCGGCGCAACGAAATCCGCGCCTGA